Proteins found in one Neurospora crassa OR74A linkage group II, whole genome shotgun sequence genomic segment:
- a CDS encoding exocyst complex component Sec6, producing the protein MDLPPVNLAELLRHPDDLDKITTLKAEFMRKKAAVDSQLRSGLREQLETTQAGMNGLADGQRTVQQIKEEMMKIDKICSESQDMITDFATINLVSQAHRNFGAVETMRRNLETFSERLDAIDRMLNEDDEDPENMPNLLAIHYELTQLRNIRDDAIEQIQRGDDPGLQSTLEDYFSRLDKYIEWFDVNITLVAMSLINLVIADNNSLVVRFALIIEAEEKSDQRVLALQEALKDHKEMATRFQSITDGAKTVRGYKDKFLKAIKTFAEDQFKESKEKFLGDPDMLDKSLKWYFNDLNAVKIGMTPLMPKKWKIFKTWATIYHGLMHDYLIGLIDDPETSSAHTLAIISWPEAYYRKMTKLGMKQDELTPHVIDNREAELVRDFRALIIKFLDEWIDRIYKQECKDFVDRNVEGGNLDQDEYGYFRTKNLVDLWRMLREQVDAAGNSKRADVVEGVIDTMFQRLRTRQQSWQKMLEDEAARYEVQPPQGQPELDGFQPLQDWLVATANDQIACIDDNEDEGRMAYLSDFRRKFSTLVSPQYMDRAETEITALRDGYVDLSTWCMTKFAQLVFAVDFRTVMPDFFTPRWYTTNAMARMIATFEEYVSDYKMVLHHSLVDIFIEIFAEELLIRYLSSVRNKGAKFRRQDNFQDKIFDDLSTAFDFFNNLPNPDVGDAIKETWRVSEPFLQLLTVDKEAVPDAFAEFKSQYWDLQISWVEAVLRSRDDFERSMLNAVKARAAQMDVVRGPETIMSKVK; encoded by the coding sequence ATGGACTTACCGCCCGTCAACCTCGCCGAGCTGCTTCGGCACCCCGATGATCTCGACAAGATCACCACCCTGAAGGCCGAGTTCATGCGGAAAAAGGCAGCTGTTGACTCCCAACTACGCAGTGGCCTGCGGGAGCAGCTCGAGACGACACAAGCCGGCATGAACGGCCTGGCTGACGGGCAAAGGACGGTGCAGCAAATCAAGGAGGAGATGATGAAAATCGACAAGATTTGTTCCGAGTCGCAAGACATGATCACCGACTTTGCTACCATCAACCTGGTGTCCCAAGCCCACCGCAACTTTGGCGCCGTCGAGACTATGCGCCGCAACCTCGAGACTTTCAGCGAGCGCCTGGACGCTATCGACAGGATGTTaaacgaggacgacgaggacccCGAAAACATGCCCAACCTACTGGCTATTCATTACGAGTTGACGCAGCTCCGTAATATCCGAGACGATGCCATCGAGCAAATACAGAGGGGTGACGATCCAGGCCTGCAGTCTACATTAGAGGATTACTTCTCCCGCCTGGATAAATACATTGAGTGGTTTGATGTGAATATCACCCTCGTCGCCATGAGTTTGATCAACCTGGTTATTGCCGACAACAACAGTCTGGTCGTACGTTTCGCACTGATAATAGAAGCTGAGGAAAAGAGCGATCAGAGGGTTTTGGCCTTGCAAGAAGCGCTGAAGGATCACAAGGAAATGGCCACACGCTTCCAGAGCATAACCGACGGCGCCAAGACGGTCAGGGGCTATAAGGACAAGTTTTTGAAGGCTATCAAGACCTTTGCCGAGGACCAGTTCAAAGAGAGCAAGGAGAAGTTCTTGGGTGATCCGGACATGCTCGACAAGTCCTTGAAATGGTACTTCAACGACTTGAACGCCGTCAAGATCGGCATGACGCCGCTTATGcccaagaagtggaagataTTCAAGACATGGGCTACTATCTACCACGGCTTGATGCATGACTATCTCATCGGGCTCATTGACGACCCGGAGACCAGCTCGGCACATACTTTAGCCATTATCAGCTGGCCTGAGGCTTACTATCGCAAGATGACCAAGTTGGGAATGAAGCAGGACGAACTAACACCACATGTGATCGACAACCGCGAGGCAGAACTGGTGCGCGACTTCCGCgccctcatcatcaagttCCTCGACGAATGGATTGACCGTATCTACAAGCAAGAGTGCAAGGACTTTGTCGACCGCAACGTCGAGGGTGGCAACCTCGACCAGGACGAGTATGGATACTTCCGCACCAAGAACCTGGTCGATCTGTGGCGCATGCTCCGCGAACAGGTCGATGCCGCGGGCAACTCAAAGCGTGCCGATGTTGTGGAAGGTGTCATCGACACCATGTTCCAGCGCTTACGCACCCGCCAGCAGTCCTGGCAGAAGATGCTCGAGGACGAAGCCGCGCGGTACGAGGTGCAACCCCCACAAGGCCAACCAGAGCTGGACGGCTTCCAGCCACTGCAGGACTGGCTCGTGGCGACAGCCAACGACCAAATCGCCTGCATCGATGACAACGAGGACGAAGGCCGGATGGCGTACCTCTCCGACTTCCGGCGCAAATTCAGCACGCTCGTGTCGCCGCAGTACATGGACCGGGCCGAGACGGAGATCACGGCTCTGCGCGACGGCTACGTCGACCTGAGCACGTGGTGCATGACCAAATTTGCCCAACTGGTGTTCGCAGTTGACTTCCGCACCGTCATGCCCGACTTCTTCACCCCCCGCTGGTACACGACCAACGCCATGGCGCGCATGATCGCCACCTTCGAGGAGTACGTGTCCGACTACAAGATGGTGCTGCACCACTCGCTCGTCGACATCTTCATCGAGATCTTTGCCGAGGAGCTGCTCATTCGCTACCTGTCATCGGTACGCAACAAGGGCGCCAAGTTCCGCAGGCAAGATAACTTCCAAGACAAGATCTTTGACGACCTGTCGACTGCCTTTGACTTCTTCAACAACTTGCCGAACCCCGATGTGGGCGATGCCATCAAAGAGACGTGGCGCGTGTCGGAGCCGTTCTTACAGTTGTTGACGGTCGATAAAGAGGCGGTGCCGGACGCGTTTGCAGAGTTCAAGAGCCAGTATTGGGATTTGCAGATCAGCTGGGTCGAGGCAGTGTTAAGGTCCAGAGACGATTTTGAGAGAAGTATGTTGAATGCTGTCAAGGCTAGGGCCGCCCAAATGGACGTTGTCAGAGGGCCGGAAACTATCATGAGCAAGGTCAAATAA